The window CCCTCTGAATATTTGTTAACAAATTACTAAAGTTCAACTCATACAATTAGTTGTGTAAAAGATTGAGATGACATACCATGATGTTAACATTAATGCACATATACTTCCAAATATGAAGTTGGCGCTGGCACATCTAACTTCGTGCAACGCCAAATATCAAGTCGTTGAAGGTGAGGGAGGCGTTGTAAGACCTCTGAAACTGATTCCACTTCCTCGAATTCAACGATTTCTAGAGAAGTTAGAGATTGTGGAAGAAGAAAACACCCTGAAGGCGGCGTATTATTATGATCTTCATGTTCTTCCATTATTCCAAATGAAACCACTCCTGAATTTTTTCCTTCTAACATTAATCTAACAAGTGAAGGTGGGTAATTTTGAATTCCCCACTCTGACATTGGCTTCTTTAATCCACCTATCCTTAATGTCTTTAAATTAGGAGGCCACAGTAACTCATAAGATGGAAATGAACCCTCCATACTCGGACAATCAAGTATCCACATCAATTCCAAAGATGTGAGACTTTGCAAATGCTCTTGAGATATTGACTTAAGATTCTCGCAATCATTGATCAAAAAAATCTTCAAATTAGCGGATGAAGATGCTGGGCGGTCCTCCTGCAATCGAGAGAATGTCAATGATGTCATTGATGAACACTTCCATATATCCAACTTCTCAACACTATTTGGACAACAATAACTCTTTAGTGAATGATACTCAATAATTCTCAGTTGTCTAAGATTTGGTGGAAGAGTATTATTATAATCTTGTCTTCCATTGTTCCTAGTGAACCCACTCCTGAATCTCTGCCATTTAACTCTAATTCAACAAGTGTAGTAGGGCAATGTTGCAACCCCCACTCTGACACTGGCTTCTTTAATTCTCCAATTGTTAGCTTCCTTAAATTACGAGGCCACAACCCCCCAGATGATGATGGAAATGAATCCTCCATACTTGGACATTTACATATCCACATCTCTTCCAAAGATACAAGACTCGGCAAATGGTCCTCATATATTGAACTAATATTCTCGCAATTTTGGATCCTAAGTATCTTCAAATTAGAAgagaatgatgatgatgatgatgacgatgggAGGTCCTTCTGCATTTTAGAAAAGCTCAATGACCTCAATGAATCACAGTCTTCTATATCCAACGACTCAATATTAGTTGGACAGGAGTAACTCTCCAGTGAATGACATTTTCTAAGTGTCACTCGTTTTAGAGAAGTCAGATGCCCAACCCAATTAGGAAATTCCTTTCCACCATACcgtttaattttaagttttttcagATCAGAGGGTCCCCTTAGCCTTTCAAGTACTTCATATTTACTAGCTAGATCCCGAGAATCGTGTTTGCTCCACACCAATGCCAAATCATCAATGCCCTTCTTTTCCTGTAAATTGGCATCTTTTGCTTCGGTTAAATTGGCATCTTTTGCTTCGTCAACCCAACCATCCCCAAAGGCAACTTCTTCAATGACCGAGTATGAGTCATGTCAAGATGTCGAAGGTTTTTCAGCTTTACTAAACTGACTGGCAAACTAGATAAGTAAAGACACCCACACACCAACAAGCTTTGCAGATTATAAAGCTCACTAACTTGTTCTGGTATTCGTTGGATGTGTGTATTTGAAAAATTAAGGTACCGCAAATGCTTGAGACTACCAACAGATTCTGGTACCACTGTTATCAAGCAATCACTTAAGCTCAACACCCTTACCAACTCTAATTTGGGAAGTAACTCTAAAATAATTCTATTTGGTGTTTTCGGTATTTGCCAAGGAATTGACAACAGTAAGAATGTTCTCAAGCATCTAACTCTATGCAGTTCTTTGAACTTTGTCTGTTCTGCTACTTTTTCGTCTATGAATGAAAAATGACGAAACTTTTTAAAATCTATGATCCTGTCATTTAGATCCATATTATCATCCAACCTAAAGAAAAAATCTCTTGCAACACTTGCGGCCAAGTCATTTAGCAAGTCATGCATTGTGAACAGTGATTCATCATTGGCTATAGGCCGAAAAAAAGACCTTGCCAGCAGCTCTTTAAAATACTTGTTACCCAAACTCTCCATTGGTTGTTTGTTGCCGTCTGGTTGGGACAGAAACCCTTGTGCCATCCACAATAGGATTAGTTTCTTCTTTTCAAACTCGGTCTTCTTTGGAAACATGGAGCAATATGCAAAGACTTGCTTTAGATGTGGAGGGAGATGATAGTAGCTCAGCTTGAGTGCGGGAAGAATACCACTTTCGTCGTGTGAACCCCATATCTCGCTGTTCAGCAACGCCTCCCATTCAACAACATCAATTCCTTTAGTCTGCAAGACCCTCCCAGTTGTTACCAAAGCCAAAGGCAAACCATCGCACTTGTTAACAATACCTTGAGCAATCGGCTTAAGTGATGGATGTTTGTTAAAGTTTTGTTCCGCGAGTGCATACTGAGCAAACAAAGACAACGCTACCTCATCCGACAAAACCCCCAGATTGTGACGGTGAACCGAGTTCATCACCAATGCAACCTTGGTATTCCGTGTTGTCACAATAACTTTACTTCCAGGTGCCCCTACAAGTGGTTTTTTTAGGACTTCCCACTTCGTGTGGTCTTCATTCCAGACATCATCTAGAACGAGTAGGAACCTTTTGTTCGAAAGTTTTTTTTGAAGCGCCTCATGAAGCAAATTTAGATCAGCAAATTCTTTGCTTTCCCCACATACAGCTTGATAAATAACCTTGCTGACACTAAGTACATCAAACTCATCGGAAACAGAAACCCATGCTCTGAGTTCAAAGTGACCCTTCACTTGCTCGTCGTGGTACAAGATTTTGGCAAGAGTTGTTTTGCCAACCCCACCAAGACCAACTATGGACACGGTTTTCACATAGTGACAGTTACTTGCTTCAACCCCCAAAAGCTGATCTAGCAATGCCTGCTTATCATCCCCCCGCCCAAAAATCTCTGACTCATTAACCAGTGAAGTTTCTCCCAATGGTTTATCTATTCCGCTTGACTTTTCAACAATCTCTTTCAAACCCAAATCATTACTCAGCTGAAAAAGCTCATTCAATCTAGTGGTAATATCATCCAGCCTAGAACTAATCTTACGACCATACATGAAGTTATGTGGAgtgaaattattattagtaCAACAAGCTGGGATGAGGATGATCTTCATTACCTTACTACTACTAGTAGTAGTCCCACGCCTCATAACTTCTGTGGCGATATCATCAAGTACGTCGTCTATGTCGTAAGCCACATCCTGGAGCTCCATCAGCCACATTTCAACAGCTCTCTGTGTTATTTTCTTGTGGCCCGCATCAGCCAGTACAGCTTGAATCAGCGGTAACTTTCTCTTCCAATCTTTCAGCTGAGATTCCATCCCTTCGGATCGAGCAAACTTCATCAACTCACCACCCACTAGCTTCTCAATCACAACAGTGACGATGGCTCCAACAACGACTTCAGCCATCGGATgctaattggaaaaaaaaagatccGAAATTTGTTTGTTTGCTTTGTTTTGCAGCTGGGTGTTATTTTCAAATGTTTGCACTTGtatagtttataaataatatatttgataatatcataaaatgAGCTGAATCTTCTCCTCCATGTGTTCAAGTTGGATTATTTCggagtaaatatatatatgaagatctGTTCAACATACATATGGAGTTAACGGTTGACTTTGTCATAATTGTTTGGTGGGGGGTTGTGATTTCAAATAGTGTGCCTATGTCCACTTgcactttatatattttattgtaaaaCGATAAACAAACATTTAACGTACATAGAAgattctatatttctatattaaaagttcaccttttgaattttatgttaagtatataactaattaatgcactttaaagaaaatgtttaaaactttgtttaataaaacttttatttatcattatttattatgcGTGAATGTTGACAGATCATGTTTCATAACCAGGTCCTTAATTATTAAAGAGCTCATCgcaaaataaatatcaaatttaaaaatcctGACCAgatcaaattataatttatattaaatgCAAATTTCGTCCATACTGTTATTTAAAAGGAACATTTCTCATCTTTGTAGTTAAAAATGAGCTTTTATCATCATTATGATCAAACTTCCGTTAATTTCCTTCTTCCCTTTTATTAACTCTTTACGTGTAAGTTAATGATAGTGatgaaaaatgtgattttttaattGACAAATTTTGCTGTTAACCCTAAAACTTATTACATAAATGCATAGACTACCTCTGTTTTTAAATGAGTGTTTATAAGTAAAGTTCAAGAGGCAAACTAATTTTAGTAAAAAGTACGAGTACAACTTTCTAAGCGCTAACGACAGCTTGGGATATACTTAACATTTTGCTTTAAATAATCCATGATGCATAATGCAAGGTCTTTTATTAAACCTCTCGATCTATGTATATATccaattgtaattgtaatttaattatagtTTTGTTTGATTGTTACTCCATCATAAATATATTCGAccatataaaaaatgaaatcttCACACCCAGTCACGTCcacttgtatatataaaaaaaataaaaaaaataagaatcttggaatgtaataaactttgaatgaatgtatataatagtaaataactaaagttatgtgtattgtatgtaaacaactcgaaataatgtttattgtatgtaagaaaatgtattcaaccaattaaaatcagacaagtggcacctctatatggttgtcacgtatgttttcttacatacaataaacattttttaaagttgtttacatacaatacacacaactttagttatttcctactatagacattcgtccaatgtttgttacattacaggatacttatcccataaaaaaacctaatttgatgtagtatttttattttacctttatttatactcctttataaaaaaataacactcTCCCTCTAAATGCTAAAACTTACATAGCGAAATTACACTTATACCCTATTTATTCCCTACTCCTTGTACACACACAACACAACGCTttgaaacaaaaacacacacaaagcaCATagtattgttttcttttaaaaaaaaatagtactgTTGACGGTAACTATCATGACACAGTGTCAATTATATCTGCCGCAATACGCGAGTATCATCTGACATCTAGTCATTTTCTaataaggatatatatatatatatcatagagaattgtattttggtttttagttattatctataaatttcTTCTCTAATGTACATTTATTTGCAATATATGTGAAAATATATTAACTgtattaagtgaaaatattactcatatatgttttttaatactttcaaaattaaaattgttatttttctataaaataatataaatattttttttttgaaagacaaCAACGGATAAATGGGTAACATCTCTACGTAGATGTGCTCACGTCAATTCAACTCTTGGCAATGCCCTAATTTTAAATGTCAAACGGTTACAttgtcatgatttttttttgttttgttttttttttcatacctATCTATGTATCCACTTGTAATTTTCTTTTGGAAATTTAACAGGGCATCACCCGACAAACATCACTAGATCTAATCATAAATCTAATTgcatttatattcttttataaaacaaattactttcccttcatttttaactttctatttttaaggtacctctctctcttctctctatCCACTTTCTGTTCTCTCATCTTTAACGGCTCTTTCTCTTGGATCTTGGATCGGAGATTGAGCCTATGATTTCGAGATCTGGATCAAGTATTAaagattgagagtttgagatcgagattaTTCTCATCCGGTTAAAGCttccactccggtggatctggaagcagcctctctaccgtTGTGTAGGgataaggtctgtctacatcttacctCCCCCGTACCCCGGCGTTTCTCGGGATTGGGTACCGTTGTCGTTGTATTTTTAAAGTACTTAAATAGCTTTAACtttcaacacattcttaactcacacaCCACATCTACCTAAAATAtccataaaatatttttcaatctttaTCAATCCAAactatttctctttttttttccactaatataaatatttttaccaaatatatttaattaattataatactattattttttacaaaatacaTCTTTTAACCTTAAATTAACTATactatattctttttatatcaattactttcacATTAAAAATCATACACCACCCATTACCAAGGGTACCCCTCTCGTTCTTTCACAAAGAGACGTGACCACTTGTGTAATAAAACCCGAGAAAGTTGgcaattatttataaaatacaaattataataAGTATAAACATCTAAAATATTGTGTCTCTAAAAAAATTGGGCCCAGGTCGGCGTAGGGTTTACACATCCACCCTGCCCAGATTAGGATGTATTTAGATTATAACCACAAATCTGTACAAGActttcaatattaattaaaggtttagggggaaaaaaaaattaaaaattaaaggtttAGGAAAAGTTGACCCTGTTCTGATCGCACGATATTTTTCACCCACCAGACCACGTACGAGGAGTGTTAAAAAATTAAAGGGTACTCTTGTAGTCTTGTTTTATGTATCTTTTTTGATCTTATTATCTTTCCTTATTCTATGGATATATGAGTATAAGTTTTAGTTTATCAGatcaataattatataaatggaTGACACGTAGAAATTAttgattttagttttaaaattcaTTAGCATGTTTCCTTTTTAATTGGACTTTGTATGTTGGGTCTGAAAGTGATTACagcaaatttaaaaaaagtaagcACTTAATGTTGTTTTCCATCAGTTTTGGGTATGTGGGACCTATGTGTAGAGAGGCCATTAGGTTCTGTTTAAATGTCTAAGATAGAATAGGATCTCTAGCAGACATGTGGATAGAACCCTTGAACTCCATTTATCCAACTTCTTGTTTTTTGGTTTGAAAGTGATTACGAATACTTAAAATCCAAATCAGAATACCCTTATGTTTCACATTGCTAGGCTTATTTTATATTGACAGTAATTAGTTTTTGCAGCATTCTTTAGTTAGTACCTTCCGGTGGGCgtgatgaaaattataagtTGCTACCTTGTGGATAGAATTACTACTATTCCTCGGCCCATTTTAGAAACCATCCTATGTCTTGTAGCGATTAAAGATGCAGTGAGGACGAGTATCCTCTCGAGGAGCTGGAGATACAATTGGACCACAATTTCTAAGCTTGTGTTTAATGACGAAGAGCTGTTTGATCTTCCGCAGAATAATAATTATACCTATAACAGCCTAAAATTTTCCCTGCAATATACCAAGTTTTGTCAATGTACGAGGGTCCTTTACTTGAGTTTTCTCTTACCTTGGGACGATTCAACACCTTCACTGAAGAACTCGacaaaataataactttttgtcGTAGAACAGTACTACTGTCAAAAAATTTACACTTCACTTTGGTTGGCGTTGGTCCTCAGCTAGATATTCTTTACCATCATCTTTCTACTCTTTGTATCAATTAACGGACATAGATCTTCTTGACTGTGACTTTTACCCTATACCAACACTCAAAGGAGAATTTCCCTGCCTCAAAAAATTACACGTGCACACTCAAAATCCCAATGGAAAAAGTCTTGTACATCTTTTATCCTGTACTAAAGTAGAGCTTTAATCTGGTTAGTATGTTCCTTCTAGAATGCATATCGATTGAGCCTTGTGGGCTTTCATAACGTATCTGAATATTGTAAGTTGCCCTGCAGATGATTACTTCTTGTTCTTGTAGGCCATGTGATACCATCTCCGTGTTTGAGATATGCAAGCATTTGTCTTCGATTGAACATATGTCTCTTTGCATGCACGCTTTCCAGGTGGCATTAACATATCTCCATATTACTATAAAATTGCTAAAGATTCCAAAAAGATTATGTGTACTaatatttgttttgatgatCTAATAATTGAAGGTTTATGAAGAAGAAGCTCCACCAGAACTTCCAAGTGGATTGGTCCACCTCAAATATTTGTGTTTACTCGATACCCCATTTTACAAAGCTTACATTCTCTTGTTTTTTTGATTAGAATCTCACCCAATTTGGAGAAAATTAAGCTACAGGTTATTAAGAACACAACAGCTATCTCATTACCTATAtgtcttttcattttcattgtctTCGTATACTGACGCAAGAAATACTTACAGTTGTGTGAAGCATGGCAGCCGGTACAAGTAGATTATCCACATATTTGGCTGAAACATCTGCGTGAATTGGAGATTACAAACTGTGGCAAAAATAAATATCATCTGGAGTTTCTGAAGTTTATCTTGGCCAAGTCACGTGTGCTGAAGAAAGTGAGCATAGCGTTTCACAATAAGGTTTATGTTCATAGTGTTAAAGGGATAGAGACCATGAGAATTCTCCTGCAATTGCCATGTGCATCGTGGGTAGCAGACATCAATTTTGAGCATCCTATATATGACTTAGTTGGCTTCAAATCGTTATATATTTCCAGATAACTTTTGGGGTTAATTATGATAATCAACTAAAGTTGAATTTTTGCTTGTTTATCATGCATTTTAATTTGTGATTTTCCATCACATACACAGCCAAAACAATGTTGTTTTACACCAAATTGTGCAAGGATAAATGCAAGTGTTTGTTTGACTTGAAAATAACATCATTATTTGGGCTTACCCTTGCACTTGAATATTAATTCGTCCCGAACCATGGCTCGCTTAGAAGTGGTCATAGAGAATGGAGAATGACATCAACAGCGGATCATTTCTGAAGGTGTATCTCTTTACTAACTTTATGCTGAGAAAAAGGACCTTGCCACCCAATAAACATACAACAATAAACACTGATTATGTAGGGAGTCTGAAAATAAGGTGGGCTCCTTGGTTAATGATTGGTATGAAGTGTAAAAGAAAGAGGTTTGAGAATTCCTTTTTGTtgggaaaaagtgcatttttccaccactttggacatcaataaatatatggtCGTGTGACATATATTGTGAACCGTTCAGTgggttttgtagtctctggccaaggctacgtaacaaactaagatgcgtccaaattgggttaaaggtgaatgagatatcgagtctcaaagttgtgtgtttggtgcataagttgGAGTTAGAAAAccttgtcccacattggtgtggGATATAAACTTTCACTAGTTTATAAGTGGAAGTTTCTAAGCcatgtcaagatcttgtgttgtgttttactctGGCTCCTACCCGCGCGTAGGGCACAGAAAATGTGTTTCTGGGTCAAAATTCTCTGAACCAACCAATGCATGTACCTGCGGCCACAAGCCAGGCTATATTACGTTTCCTTTGTTTTGCAGGATTGTTCTTGTGGCTGATTTTATTTGGTTCTGTTTTGCTTCATAATAATCtatcattttgtaatataatatatatatatatttaaggaattacatattgttattatactgTTTTCCAACACTTTTCGCATCAACCAAGTCTCTTAACACTGCTTCATAACAACCTTAATTGAAATTTCCTGTTGGCAGAGAAGAAGAGTTACCAAACAAGGCTTCTCATGACTTCCATTCTGTATGGCAAAAACTTGGCACTCTTTCTCAAACAACCCAAAAGGAGCAAGCATTGGGGCATGGTTTCATATATCTGCTGGTAGGGACCATGAGTACGATGCCCGGGCTTCCCACCAGGCCTTCTTTCTATGACATTGATCTTCATGCTACTACTCGGAAGGTAAACGGGATTTCATGAAACTTTTTTTGTATATCTGTTGCATTTGTATAACATACACtagggttatatatatacaaactataAAACCACgaagcaaaaataaaaatgttcgGAATGACAACtgaatttgaaaaatgaattgGGCCACATTGTTCGACTAATTTAACAATCACTCATTCATCCTAAACTAACAAGTATAACTTTCTTTCCTTCTAACATGATAGCAAATATAGCAACTACAGTCTTGTCACCAATATTCAATCAATTAACCACTCAAATGAATTGGGCAAAGTGGATGGTTTGGATAAAACCTGTTGGTGTCCATAATATAGTGCGAACAAAAAACAAAGAGAGATGAAATTTCTGATGAAAGTTGTTTGATCGTCACAATAAAATGTTATCTGCTCCATACCTTGGGCAAAATACCCACATCCATACATACAATCAgtgaattaaaaagaaaaaccatataTCTTCATGATAAAGTTGAAAAGGTTGACCTGAAAAGCTCAGAAAGGTAAAACATCTACTTGTACTTTAAGGCACAAAGTAACCACATTAGTCCTAATGTACAAAATCACAACTTCATCCTCCAAATATATACGCACTTGCAAAGTCATAGTTAAGCTAGTTAAGAACTTGATAAACAACTTCTCAAATGATCACTTATACTACGTACTCTATTTCGCTCTGTTTCTGCCGTCGTGTAAAATGCTACATTTAGGCAACCGTAGTCGAGCAATATGCAATGTACACAATGAAAGAAAGCAATGACAACTGAATAGAGGTTctgaattaataattatataacggaAATCCAACTGTGTGTCATAAACTAAACTAAGCAACATGAGACTGCATGAcattacaaatttaaaatcgAGTTATTAACAATAACAGATATCAACATAAACAGTTCGCAAGTTGTAAAAACACCCACATAATCTTAACTGCGAACACCTTCCATAAGTCCGAAACTTCGACAATGCTTTATCTTTCGGTGGTTACAAAAAAGAATAACCCATGAAAGCAAgtctttctttgttttttcttcttctgatggTAAGTTGTCAATTCTCCTACTACCACTTTGATTATCCTTGGCACAATTCTAAAGCACATGACCTGCATACAAAAAGATGAAATTCCCAACTTAGTCTACAAGTTTGATTTACGAAATGAATGTTATCAAGCCAAATAGAAATGTCTGTATGTTACCATTGAGGAATTTCAACATTTTTTGAACAACAATCACATATGTACTATTTTTACTATGTTTGCTTCTCCTCATTAATAGTTGTTGTAACGTGATCACAACTTATcctaaaaagtatataaaaagtaaattaacCACATAAATGAAGACCAATTTCTGTTAAAAATGTACATGTTTATTTAGGgaatttaaaaataagttagTCACATTGAGAAATTTCATCCAacaatatactaatatatttatttatttctaaaacTATGATATAACTATCTAACTAAAGAGATTGAGATAACATACAACGATGTTAATGTATATCCTAATACACCTTCAATGCTTCCTTTTTTTCTAATACACATTTACTATCATAGATGAAGTTGTTTGTGGCACATCTTTAAGCTTTGGGCAATCCGAAATATCAAGTTGTTGAAGGTGAGGGAGGTGTTGTAAGACCTCTGAAACCGATTCCACTTCCTCAAATCCTGAGATTTCTAGAGAAGTTAGAGATGATGGAAGAAGAAAACATGCTAAACTCATATTATTATGATTTCGTTTTTCCATTGTTCCAAATGAAACCACTCTTGAATTCTCTCCATGTAACGCTAATACCACAAGTGAGGGTGGGTAATTTTGAAACCCCCACTCTGACATTGGCTTATTTAATTCTCCTATTCTTAGACACTCCAAATTAGGAGGCCACAACCCACATGATGGAAATGATTTCTCCATGTTTGGACATGTAAATATCCGCATCTCTTCTAAAGATGTGAGACTTTGCAAATTCCCTTGAGATATTGACTTTATATTCTTGCAAAATTTGACCTCAAGAAACTCCAATTTagacaatgatgatgatgagcgGTCCTCCTGCAATTTAGAGAAACTGAGTGATGTCATTGATGAACAATTACTTATAACCAAACACTCAACACTATTTGGACAGCAGTAACTCTCCAGTGCATCACAATAATAAAGAGTTACTTGTCTAAGAGATCCCATGGTACTACTTCTAACATTAACCACCTCATTCTCTCCCCGAGTTGATTCCAAAGATCTGAGACTTTGCAAATGCTCTTCGGATATTGACTTTAAATTCATGCAATATCTGACCCGAAGAAACTCCAAATTAGAGTTGGACAAGCTCAGTGATGTCATTGATGAACAAAATGATATCTCCAAACTCTCAACGCTATTTGGACAACAATAACTCTCCAGTTTATCACAATGATGAAGCGTCACTTGTCTAAGAGATCTCATCATGCTACTCCCCACATTAACCACCTCTTGTCCCTCAATCGATACCAACTTTGGGCAGTTATATATTCCTAACTTCCTAAGTGAAGTCAGATGCCCAAGTGTTGCTAATTTTTTACAATTCTTACAATCTCTTAATGTAAGCGCTGTTAATTGATCAAATAAAGGATCCCCAAGCCAACTAGGAAATTTCATTCCCCCATACCCATTAATACTCAGTGTTTTCAACTCGGAGTGAGGCCTTAGCATTTCAATTACATCATCTTCATTTGTTATATTCCGAAAAGCATAATTCCATACCAATTCCAAATCATCAAGGCCCTTCTTTTGTTGTAAATTGGCATCCTTTGCTTCAGTTGGATCTATCACTTTCTCCAACCCCTCGATGTAAAGTTCACCTTGAAGATCTTTTAGGCCCTTGAGCTCAGATATTTTAAACCCATTATCTTTTTGGATAACAACCTTGGATAATGTTTTTAGATTAGTCAACCCACCAATCCCTAAAGGCAACATCTTTAATGACGAAGTACCAGCCATGTCAAGATGTCGCAAATTAATTAGCTTTACAAAACTAACAGGCAATTTAGATAACATACGACACCCACG is drawn from Erigeron canadensis isolate Cc75 chromosome 9, C_canadensis_v1, whole genome shotgun sequence and contains these coding sequences:
- the LOC122583535 gene encoding putative disease resistance RPP13-like protein 1, producing the protein MAEVVVGAIVTVVIEKLVGGELMKFARSEGMESQLKDWKRKLPLIQAVLADAGHKKITQRAVEMWLMELQDVAYDIDDVLDDIATEVMRRGTTTSSSKVMKIILIPACCTNNNFTPHNFMYGRKISSRLDDITTRLNELFQLSNDLGLKEIVEKSSGIDKPLGETSLVNESEIFGRGDDKQALLDQLLGVEASNCHYVKTVSIVGLGGVGKTTLAKILYHDEQVKGHFELRAWVSVSDEFDVLSVSKVIYQAVCGESKEFADLNLLHEALQKKLSNKRFLLVLDDVWNEDHTKWEVLKKPLVGAPGSKVIVTTRNTKVALVMNSVHRHNLGVLSDEVALSLFAQYALAEQNFNKHPSLKPIAQGIVNKCDGLPLALVTTGRVLQTKGIDVVEWEALLNSEIWGSHDESGILPALKLSYYHLPPHLKQVFAYCSMFPKKTEFEKKKLILLWMAQGFLSQPDGNKQPMESLGNKYFKELLARSFFRPIANDESLFTMHDLLNDLAASVARDFFFRLDDNMDLNDRIIDFKKFRHFSFIDEKVAEQTKFKELHRVRCLRTFLLLSIPWQIPKTPNRIILELLPKLELVRVLSLSDCLITVVPESVGSLKHLRYLNFSNTHIQRIPEQVSELYNLQSLLVCGCLYLSSLPVSLVKLKNLRHLDMTHTRSLKKLPLGMVGLTKQKMP
- the LOC122582471 gene encoding putative disease resistance RPP13-like protein 1 isoform X1, producing MKNLYDRKQVLGLVADRKVDRSNRTTTSSVNVSKVLGREEDKEALIGQLLGNEAACGNHNVISIVSIVGMGGIGKTTLAQLLYNDQRVKDHFELAAWVCVSDEFDVVNISKAIYQAVGGEDRQFVTLDLLHVALQEKLSKKRFLIVLDDIWNEDHNKWNLLRSAFDVGEHGSKFLVTTRKKEVAFVMDSLQPYMLEVLSDEISMSLLAQSALGEQNFINHPSLILIAQSIVKKCDGLPLALIALGRVLKTKGNKEVEWKELLNSDIWNSDDKSDILPALKLSYYDLPSHLKQLFAYCSLFPKDYEFEKKKLVLLWMAQGFLSQSKGNNQPMESLGDKYFEELLSRSFFQPLENEESRYIMHDLMNDLATSVAGEFFFRLDENMDLNGSHEAYEKFRYFSFIRQQRVAKYKKFKELHKARCLRTFLPVSSGRWEGFDTLDNVTAKLLPHLHFLRVLSLTNWSITEAPQSIGNLKHLRYLDFSNAEIRQIPEEVSELYNLQSLLVRGCRMLSKLPVSFVKLINLRHLDMAGTSSLKMLPLGIGGLTNLKTLSKVVIQKDNGFKISELKGLKDLQGELYIEGLEKVIDPTEAKDANLQQKKGLDDLELVWNYAFRNITNEDDVIEMLRPHSELKTLSINGYGGMKFPSWLGDPLFDQLTALTLRDCKNCKKLATLGHLTSLRKLGIYNCPKLVSIEGQEVVNVGSSMMRSLRQVTLHHCDKLESYCCPNSVESLEISFCSSMTSLSLSNSNLEFLRVRYCMNLKSISEEHLQSLRSLESTRGENEVVNVRSSTMGSLRQVTLYYCDALESYCCPNSVECLVISNCSSMTSLSFSKLQEDRSSSSLSKLEFLEVKFCKNIKSISQGNLQSLTSLEEMRIFTCPNMEKSFPSCGLWPPNLECLRIGELNKPMSEWGFQNYPPSLVVLALHGENSRVVSFGTMEKRNHNNMSLACFLLPSSLTSLEISGFEEVESVSEVLQHLPHLQQLDISDCPKLKDVPQTTSSMIVNVY